The proteins below are encoded in one region of Qipengyuania sp. HL-TH1:
- a CDS encoding FKBP-type peptidyl-prolyl cis-trans isomerase — MPTPKNGDTVSIDYVLRRSDGEVVGNTEEQGPQDIELGSGQIFPQIEQALTAMEVGDEETVAIECESAFGPRRDELIIEIPRENLPPEPAPQPGMALQAQQQDGSPMTLYVVDVNDQSIKADGNHPLAGEDITFAITLREIKQAA, encoded by the coding sequence ATGCCCACTCCCAAAAACGGTGATACCGTATCCATCGACTACGTCCTGCGCCGGAGCGACGGCGAAGTGGTCGGCAACACCGAAGAACAAGGCCCGCAGGACATCGAACTGGGCAGCGGCCAGATCTTCCCGCAGATCGAGCAGGCGCTGACCGCGATGGAAGTCGGCGACGAAGAAACCGTCGCGATCGAATGCGAAAGCGCCTTCGGTCCGCGCCGCGACGAGCTGATCATCGAAATCCCGCGCGAGAACCTGCCGCCCGAACCCGCTCCGCAGCCCGGCATGGCGCTGCAGGCACAGCAGCAGGACGGTTCGCCGATGACGCTCTATGTCGTCGATGTGAACGACCAGTCGATCAAGGCCGACGGCAATCACCCGCTGGCCGGTGAAGACATTACTTTCGCCATCACGCTGCGCGAGATCAAGCAGGCAGCCTGA
- a CDS encoding diguanylate cyclase, translating to MGRQKFAVSAGSELTWAIIFSLGWLVCAMIALELTQGADGLAAVWPSSGIFVAALLLLGPRGRKLTSIGVALASFAANMWSGVGVLPSVGYTIANLIEGWLVFVLMGGGRAEHVLLARPLNLLRFAASALVGGIASAIMAGILSSNFDTVFLTSWMSTVTLGMLVVTPVVMFLHQDEAHETRMLSLRGFWTFVFVALTALAAFGQAEFPLLILPLVAISITTAALGLSGAMVALLLVTAIGSVLTMFDLGPVGAFFPPVEQQVLVFQVYLLALLVSTLPVALSLARNRRDLEEIATSKRLLEAAERAAKVGHWRHDPDTDAIYWSEEAGRMLARDPLPATLTEMAEMFHEDDRPRVMGLLAGARHTGIPFIFEARIDSPDGTPGYFECRNEVETNTRHGPAIIFGTIMDVTERTEAMRELEQAKLRAETEAAEVRILAETDHLTGIPNRRKVLSRIGGQIAKAFSGRHRFTIAMIDIDHFKTINDRFGHEIGDLTLVKVSQVLEAHLRSGEMVGRVGGEEFLFVWPGSDALAARERCLAIGRALAATEWHKAGLEPVTVSIGIAEYDVRWDESQLLRSADDALYRAKHAGRARCVIYEEPAVI from the coding sequence TTGGGCAGGCAAAAGTTTGCGGTTTCGGCGGGCTCGGAACTGACGTGGGCGATCATCTTCAGCCTCGGCTGGCTCGTGTGCGCGATGATCGCACTCGAGCTCACCCAAGGTGCGGATGGCCTGGCGGCGGTCTGGCCTTCCAGCGGCATTTTCGTCGCTGCGCTGCTGCTGCTCGGCCCCCGCGGGCGCAAGCTGACCAGCATCGGCGTAGCCCTCGCCAGCTTTGCAGCAAATATGTGGTCCGGCGTGGGGGTCTTGCCCTCGGTGGGATATACCATTGCCAATCTGATCGAAGGCTGGCTGGTCTTCGTGCTGATGGGCGGCGGGCGTGCGGAACATGTCCTGCTGGCGCGTCCGCTCAACCTGCTCCGTTTCGCCGCCTCCGCATTGGTAGGCGGCATTGCCAGCGCAATCATGGCGGGCATCCTTTCCAGCAATTTCGATACCGTGTTCCTTACCTCGTGGATGAGCACGGTGACGCTGGGCATGCTCGTGGTGACCCCGGTCGTCATGTTCCTCCATCAGGACGAAGCGCACGAGACCCGCATGCTGTCGCTGCGCGGCTTCTGGACCTTCGTATTCGTCGCGCTGACCGCGCTGGCGGCCTTCGGGCAGGCCGAGTTCCCCTTGCTGATCCTGCCGCTGGTCGCGATCTCGATCACCACTGCGGCATTAGGTCTGAGCGGCGCGATGGTCGCGCTGCTGCTCGTGACCGCGATCGGCTCGGTCCTGACGATGTTCGATCTCGGTCCGGTGGGTGCCTTCTTCCCCCCGGTCGAGCAGCAGGTGCTGGTGTTCCAGGTCTACCTGCTCGCCCTGCTGGTCTCGACCCTGCCCGTTGCGCTGTCGCTCGCCCGCAACCGGCGCGATCTCGAGGAAATTGCCACCAGCAAGCGGCTTCTCGAAGCTGCGGAGCGCGCCGCCAAGGTCGGCCATTGGCGGCATGACCCGGATACCGATGCCATCTATTGGTCGGAAGAAGCCGGCAGGATGCTGGCGCGCGACCCCCTGCCTGCCACACTGACCGAGATGGCGGAGATGTTCCACGAGGATGACCGCCCGCGGGTGATGGGCTTGCTGGCGGGCGCACGCCACACCGGCATCCCGTTCATATTCGAAGCCCGCATCGATTCACCCGATGGCACGCCGGGCTATTTCGAATGCCGCAACGAGGTGGAAACGAACACTCGCCATGGGCCCGCGATCATCTTCGGCACCATCATGGATGTGACCGAACGCACCGAGGCCATGCGCGAACTCGAGCAGGCAAAGCTGCGGGCCGAGACCGAGGCAGCCGAAGTCAGGATCCTGGCCGAGACCGACCATCTCACGGGCATTCCCAACCGCCGCAAGGTGCTGTCCCGGATCGGCGGGCAGATAGCGAAAGCCTTTTCCGGCAGGCATCGGTTCACCATCGCGATGATCGACATCGATCACTTCAAAACCATCAACGACCGGTTCGGCCACGAGATCGGCGATCTCACGCTGGTAAAGGTCAGCCAGGTGCTGGAGGCGCATTTGCGCTCGGGCGAAATGGTGGGCCGCGTCGGCGGCGAGGAATTCCTCTTCGTCTGGCCGGGCAGTGACGCGCTTGCGGCACGCGAACGCTGCCTGGCCATCGGCCGCGCGCTGGCAGCTACCGAATGGCACAAAGCCGGCCTCGAACCGGTGACTGTCAGTATAGGCATCGCGGAATATGACGTGCGCTGGGACGAAAGCCAGCTGCTGCGGTCGGCCGACGACGCGCTATATCGCGCCAAGCACGCCGGCCGCGCGCGCTGCGTGATCTACGAAGAACCCGCCGTGATCTAA
- the ettA gene encoding energy-dependent translational throttle protein EttA, whose protein sequence is MAAQYAFVMKDMTKTFPGAPKPVLSNINLQFYQGAKIGIVGPNGAGKSTLIKIMAGIDTDFTGEAWPGENITVGYLEQEPELDESKTVLENVKDGARETAGLVDRFNAISAEMGDPQDDTDFDALMEEMGDLQAKIDAVDGWTLDNQLEVAMEALRCPPGDWSVTDLSGGEKRRVALTRLLIQKPSILLLDEPTNHLDAESVQWLENHLKEYAGAVLMITHDRYFLDNVVEWILELDRGSYYPYEGNYSTYLEKKAKRLEQESREESGRQKALGRELEWIRQTPAARQTKSKARIRKFEQLQDSQKDRKPGKAQIVIQVPERLGGKVIEAKNITKAYGDKLLFEDLSFMLPPGGIVGVIGPNGAGKSTLFKILTGKEEPDSGTVEIGSTVHLGYVDQSRDHLDPSKNVWEEISDGHDYMKVNGHDTSTRAYVGAFNFKGADQQKNVGKLSGGERNRVHMAKMLKEGGNVLLLDEPTNDLDVETLGALEEAIENFAGCAVVISHDRFFLDRLATHILAFEGDSHVEWFEGNFEAYEEDKRRRLGDAADRPTRLAYKKLTR, encoded by the coding sequence ATGGCCGCCCAGTACGCTTTCGTCATGAAGGACATGACCAAGACCTTCCCCGGTGCGCCCAAGCCGGTGCTCAGCAACATCAACCTGCAGTTCTACCAGGGCGCCAAGATCGGCATCGTCGGCCCCAATGGGGCGGGCAAGTCCACGCTGATCAAGATCATGGCCGGGATCGATACCGATTTCACCGGTGAAGCCTGGCCGGGCGAGAACATCACCGTCGGCTATCTCGAGCAGGAGCCCGAGCTCGACGAGAGCAAGACCGTGCTCGAAAACGTCAAGGACGGTGCGCGCGAAACCGCCGGGCTGGTCGACCGCTTCAATGCGATCAGCGCAGAAATGGGCGATCCGCAGGACGACACCGATTTCGATGCGCTGATGGAAGAAATGGGCGATTTGCAAGCCAAGATCGACGCAGTCGACGGCTGGACGCTCGACAACCAGCTCGAAGTGGCGATGGAAGCGCTGCGCTGCCCGCCGGGCGACTGGTCGGTGACCGACCTCTCGGGCGGCGAAAAGCGCCGTGTCGCGCTGACGCGTCTGCTGATCCAGAAGCCCTCGATCCTGCTGCTCGACGAACCGACCAACCATCTCGACGCCGAAAGCGTCCAGTGGCTTGAAAACCACCTCAAGGAATATGCCGGCGCGGTGCTGATGATCACCCATGACCGCTACTTCCTCGACAATGTCGTGGAATGGATCCTCGAGCTCGATCGCGGCAGCTACTATCCCTACGAAGGCAATTACTCGACCTATCTCGAAAAGAAGGCCAAGCGTCTCGAGCAGGAAAGCCGCGAGGAAAGCGGGCGCCAGAAGGCGCTGGGCCGCGAACTCGAATGGATCCGGCAGACCCCGGCCGCGCGCCAGACCAAGTCCAAGGCGCGTATCCGCAAGTTCGAACAGCTCCAAGATTCGCAGAAGGACCGCAAGCCGGGCAAGGCGCAGATCGTCATCCAGGTCCCCGAACGCCTCGGCGGCAAGGTGATCGAGGCCAAGAACATCACCAAGGCCTATGGCGACAAGCTGCTTTTCGAAGACCTCTCCTTCATGCTGCCCCCGGGCGGGATCGTCGGCGTGATCGGCCCCAACGGCGCAGGCAAGTCGACGCTGTTCAAGATCCTTACCGGAAAGGAAGAGCCCGATAGCGGGACAGTTGAAATCGGTTCCACCGTGCATCTGGGTTATGTCGACCAGAGCCGCGACCATCTCGATCCGAGCAAGAACGTGTGGGAGGAAATCTCCGACGGGCACGATTACATGAAGGTCAATGGTCACGACACCAGCACCCGTGCCTATGTCGGAGCGTTCAACTTCAAGGGCGCCGACCAGCAGAAGAACGTCGGCAAACTGTCGGGCGGTGAACGCAACCGCGTCCACATGGCCAAGATGCTCAAGGAAGGTGGCAATGTCCTCCTGCTCGACGAACCGACCAACGATCTCGACGTCGAGACGCTCGGCGCGCTCGAGGAAGCGATCGAGAACTTCGCCGGATGCGCCGTGGTCATCTCGCATGACCGTTTCTTCCTCGATCGCCTCGCCACGCATATCCTGGCCTTCGAAGGCGACAGCCATGTCGAATGGTTCGAAGGCAATTTCGAAGCTTACGAGGAAGACAAGCGCCGTCGTCTCGGCGATGCGGCAGATCGTCCCACACGTCTCGCCTACAAGAAGCTGACGCGTTAA
- a CDS encoding diguanylate cyclase — MREQILGLITPMMAMVFVVVFLVLWRRGRMGDYVLAFAGAYFFFGLGFLATHAVDPGQWYVFHLTQGLYSLGSVAAVWGAARRMGQPISLTGLGIVYLLSATTLAVAVALSSQTEPRLYIVNAGYAVMFLMGALAMLQAQRRTAIDTLVILLFAVSSAQFLIRPVLTLLLAGGSEASAYRESIYYSVLSVAVTIQSLMTAVTLVGACVYDQIKAVREQAEVDGLTGLRTRRAFEQDVVELLERAKQECLPVSLVVADIDHFKAVNDVWGHQVGDHAIAQFGQIITGTIRDSDLAGRIGGEEFCILAWNCDETAAVTMAERIRAKFAHTQVEGMPDDHRLTASFGAAGRIEGEGYGRLFARTDAALYRAKEGGRNRTVRDSAGKKRNVVTSITQSVEERREASV, encoded by the coding sequence ATGCGCGAACAGATTCTAGGGCTGATAACACCGATGATGGCGATGGTATTCGTCGTCGTCTTTCTCGTGCTGTGGCGGCGAGGCCGGATGGGCGACTACGTCCTGGCATTCGCCGGTGCCTATTTCTTTTTCGGCCTCGGCTTTCTTGCGACCCATGCGGTCGATCCGGGCCAATGGTATGTGTTCCACCTGACGCAAGGCCTCTATTCGCTGGGGAGTGTCGCCGCCGTTTGGGGGGCCGCGCGGCGAATGGGGCAGCCGATCTCGCTGACGGGCCTAGGTATTGTCTATCTGTTGTCAGCAACCACATTGGCGGTCGCCGTAGCGCTGTCGTCGCAGACAGAACCCCGCCTCTATATCGTGAATGCGGGCTATGCCGTCATGTTCCTGATGGGCGCGTTGGCAATGCTGCAGGCCCAGCGCCGTACCGCGATCGACACGCTGGTTATCCTATTGTTCGCTGTCTCATCGGCTCAGTTCCTCATCCGGCCGGTGCTCACGCTGCTTTTGGCTGGCGGCAGCGAAGCGAGCGCCTATCGCGAATCCATCTACTATTCGGTTCTGAGCGTGGCCGTCACCATTCAGTCGTTAATGACGGCCGTCACGCTGGTCGGTGCGTGCGTCTACGACCAGATCAAGGCGGTGCGCGAACAGGCCGAGGTGGACGGGCTGACCGGGCTGCGCACGCGGCGCGCCTTCGAACAGGATGTCGTCGAACTGCTCGAGCGAGCGAAGCAGGAATGCCTGCCGGTCTCGCTGGTGGTGGCCGATATCGACCACTTCAAGGCGGTCAACGATGTCTGGGGTCACCAGGTCGGCGACCATGCGATCGCGCAATTCGGCCAGATCATCACCGGGACAATTCGCGATAGCGACCTTGCCGGGCGTATCGGCGGCGAAGAATTCTGCATTCTCGCGTGGAATTGCGACGAAACCGCGGCGGTCACCATGGCCGAGCGCATCCGCGCCAAGTTCGCGCACACACAGGTTGAGGGCATGCCCGACGATCACCGGCTCACCGCCAGCTTCGGCGCTGCCGGGCGGATCGAGGGCGAAGGTTACGGCCGACTGTTCGCGCGGACCGACGCGGCGCTCTACCGGGCCAAGGAAGGCGGCCGCAACCGCACGGTGCGCGACAGTGCGGGTAAGAAACGCAACGTGGTCACCTCGATCACGCAGAGCGTCGAGGAGCGGCGCGAAGCGAGCGTTTAG
- a CDS encoding GGDEF domain-containing protein, whose translation MLSTVFALAFFILWRRDPSATWIAIIAVGYFSSALGFFIFHFTDDPNGIIAIVLMHLCYSLGTISLVWGICARYGQPINHRLYIAIAVTGMILMIGASFGVDYNARLYTANACYGLILALGTQTAARKAGTELLDKAIILLLAIGTFQFFVRPLVAIMVEGSMTAAEYRETPFYALMVVSLALAAVSLALILLGAALTDQTKAVREDAERDALTGLKMRGPFEAQAIAMLNRARDKDVPVSVIVADIDHFKRVNDIWGHQVGDTAIASFGDLLRSTIRDTDIAGRIGGEEFCILVWNCPEEPTLNLAERIRARFEQLPIEGISDDVRLTASFGVAQWVTDEGYGRLFARADAALYRAKEGGRNCTSADGDDRPRAVVSPLKQGPDPREVRA comes from the coding sequence ATGCTTAGCACGGTATTCGCCCTTGCGTTCTTCATCTTGTGGCGACGCGACCCCAGCGCCACTTGGATCGCGATCATAGCCGTGGGATATTTCTCCAGCGCGCTTGGGTTTTTCATTTTCCATTTCACCGACGACCCCAATGGGATCATCGCGATCGTGTTGATGCACTTGTGCTATTCGCTCGGCACGATCAGCCTGGTGTGGGGAATATGCGCACGGTACGGGCAGCCGATCAATCACAGGCTCTATATCGCGATTGCCGTTACCGGCATGATCCTGATGATCGGCGCGAGCTTCGGGGTAGATTACAATGCCCGTCTGTATACCGCCAACGCCTGTTACGGCCTGATCCTTGCTCTCGGCACCCAGACAGCCGCGCGCAAGGCAGGCACGGAGTTGCTCGACAAGGCGATAATTCTCCTTCTTGCCATCGGCACCTTCCAGTTCTTCGTCCGCCCGCTGGTCGCGATCATGGTCGAAGGGTCGATGACCGCTGCCGAATATCGCGAAACGCCGTTCTACGCCCTGATGGTCGTGTCGCTGGCGCTTGCGGCGGTATCTCTGGCGCTGATCTTGCTGGGGGCGGCCTTGACCGACCAGACCAAGGCGGTGCGCGAAGATGCGGAGCGCGATGCGCTGACCGGTTTGAAGATGCGGGGCCCCTTCGAAGCCCAGGCAATCGCCATGCTGAACCGCGCTCGCGACAAGGACGTCCCGGTGAGCGTGATCGTGGCCGATATCGATCACTTCAAGCGGGTCAACGATATCTGGGGGCACCAGGTCGGCGATACGGCGATCGCCAGCTTCGGGGACCTGCTGCGCTCGACGATCCGGGATACCGACATTGCCGGGCGCATCGGTGGGGAGGAGTTCTGCATCCTCGTGTGGAACTGCCCGGAGGAGCCCACGCTTAACCTAGCCGAACGTATCCGCGCGCGGTTCGAGCAATTGCCGATCGAGGGCATTTCGGATGACGTCCGGCTGACGGCTAGCTTCGGCGTCGCCCAATGGGTCACGGACGAAGGTTATGGCAGGCTGTTCGCGCGTGCCGACGCCGCGCTCTACCGGGCAAAGGAAGGCGGCCGCAATTGCACTTCCGCCGATGGCGACGACAGACCACGCGCCGTCGTCTCCCCCCTCAAGCAGGGTCCCGATCCGCGCGAAGTGCGCGCCTAG
- a CDS encoding MATE family efflux transporter has translation MNTAASPTIDTRLIWAIALPAMVTNVATALIGVGDMWIVGRLGDASTQGAVDVGAKLFAALFTVMNFLKTGTTGMVAQAGTRSGAQAQAEVLIKGLVVGLSIAALLLLAKPVLLPLLLDALGAEAQVRSAALVYADIRYWSAPAVMANFALVGFLVGRRRMREVLAIEVFYNLLNVALGLWLALALDWGIAGIGWSSFIAEFAKLAVAGVVIWRIAGSDIRAALHTGTSMSLAALRPFLSVNRDLFLRTVVLIIAIAALTRLGAERGPVALAANGIVYQLFVLSALLLDGFENAAQVLNGERAGDKDRAGFTLYIRAILWRCLGVAAVLALLFALLGGPITDSFAATAAVAAEARTLWPWLVAIPLAGFAGFVLDGVFVGASWTRALLLAMAGAAAGYGVMLWLTWPLGNHGLWASFVGFLLLRAAMQAALMPRLLRRELG, from the coding sequence TTGAACACCGCCGCCTCGCCCACCATCGACACCCGGCTGATCTGGGCCATCGCGCTGCCCGCCATGGTGACCAATGTCGCCACCGCACTGATCGGCGTTGGCGATATGTGGATCGTCGGGCGGCTGGGCGATGCCTCGACGCAGGGCGCGGTCGATGTCGGCGCCAAGCTGTTCGCGGCGCTGTTCACCGTGATGAACTTCCTCAAGACCGGCACCACGGGCATGGTCGCGCAGGCGGGTACGCGTTCGGGCGCGCAGGCGCAGGCCGAGGTGCTGATCAAGGGGCTGGTGGTCGGCCTGTCGATCGCCGCGCTGCTGCTGCTCGCCAAGCCGGTGCTGCTCCCGCTGTTGCTCGACGCGCTGGGAGCCGAGGCGCAGGTGCGCAGCGCGGCGCTGGTCTATGCCGATATCCGGTACTGGAGCGCCCCCGCCGTAATGGCGAATTTCGCGCTGGTCGGCTTTCTCGTCGGACGCCGCCGCATGCGCGAGGTGCTGGCGATCGAGGTATTCTACAATCTGCTCAATGTCGCGCTGGGCCTATGGCTGGCGCTGGCGCTCGACTGGGGCATCGCGGGGATCGGCTGGTCGAGCTTTATCGCCGAATTCGCCAAGCTCGCCGTCGCGGGCGTCGTGATCTGGCGGATTGCAGGCAGCGATATCCGCGCGGCGCTGCACACTGGGACCAGCATGTCGCTCGCAGCGCTCAGGCCCTTCCTGTCGGTCAATCGCGACCTGTTCCTGCGCACGGTGGTGCTGATCATCGCCATTGCCGCGCTAACCCGGCTGGGGGCAGAACGCGGACCGGTGGCGCTCGCGGCGAACGGGATCGTGTACCAGCTCTTCGTGCTCTCCGCGCTGCTGCTCGACGGATTCGAGAATGCCGCGCAGGTGCTCAATGGCGAACGCGCCGGGGACAAGGACCGCGCTGGCTTCACGCTCTATATCCGCGCGATCCTGTGGCGCTGCCTGGGCGTGGCGGCCGTGCTGGCGCTGTTGTTTGCCCTCCTCGGCGGGCCGATCACCGACAGTTTTGCCGCCACCGCCGCAGTCGCCGCCGAAGCGCGAACGCTGTGGCCGTGGCTGGTGGCGATCCCGCTGGCGGGCTTTGCGGGTTTCGTACTCGACGGCGTGTTCGTGGGCGCCAGCTGGACCCGCGCACTCCTCCTCGCAATGGCAGGCGCGGCGGCGGGCTATGGCGTAATGCTGTGGCTAACCTGGCCGCTTGGTAATCATGGATTATGGGCCAGCTTCGTCGGGTTCCTGCTGCTGCGTGCGGCGATGCAAGCAGCGCTCATGCCGCGCTTGCTGCGGCGGGAACTGGGCTAG
- a CDS encoding polysaccharide deacetylase family protein: MVDWPIATDPLAREIIGDAVRAKKAEVGVQLHPWVNPPHEEEVTTYNSFAGNLPHELERDKFCRLRDAIEEGFGTVPRIYRAGRYGLGPQTAKVLSETGVAIDSSVRARYDYSDAHGPDYSRHPVVPYWTDAERTLLELPLTSVFWGMLRKQGQQIFPLARKLPLLGGALAKLGLLERIGLTPEGVTKEEALRAVDIAIDDGLPVLVLSFHSPSLAPGHTPYVRTEEDLDALYDWLRGVYGYLDMRGVRPTTVAEIMTAVDA; the protein is encoded by the coding sequence ATGGTCGACTGGCCGATCGCGACCGACCCGCTGGCGCGCGAGATCATCGGCGATGCGGTGCGCGCGAAAAAGGCCGAAGTGGGCGTGCAATTGCACCCCTGGGTCAATCCGCCGCACGAGGAAGAAGTTACCACGTACAATAGCTTTGCCGGCAACCTCCCGCACGAGCTGGAGCGGGACAAGTTTTGCCGCCTGCGCGATGCGATCGAAGAAGGCTTCGGCACCGTTCCGCGGATTTATCGCGCGGGCCGCTATGGCCTCGGCCCGCAAACCGCCAAAGTGTTGAGCGAGACCGGCGTGGCGATCGATAGTTCGGTGCGCGCGCGTTACGATTATTCCGACGCGCACGGCCCCGATTACAGCCGCCATCCGGTCGTCCCCTACTGGACCGATGCCGAGCGCACATTGCTCGAACTCCCGCTTACCAGCGTGTTCTGGGGCATGTTGCGCAAGCAGGGCCAGCAGATCTTCCCGCTTGCCCGCAAACTCCCGCTGCTCGGCGGCGCGCTGGCGAAGCTCGGGCTACTCGAACGCATCGGGCTCACCCCCGAAGGCGTGACCAAGGAAGAGGCGCTGCGCGCGGTCGATATCGCGATCGACGACGGCCTGCCGGTACTGGTGCTGAGCTTCCACAGCCCCTCGCTGGCGCCCGGTCACACACCCTACGTCCGCACCGAAGAAGACCTCGACGCGCTCTATGACTGGCTGCGCGGGGTCTACGGCTATCTCGACATGCGCGGCGTCCGTCCGACCACGGTCGCGGAAATCATGACGGCAGTGGACGCCTAG
- a CDS encoding histidine kinase dimerization/phospho-acceptor domain-containing protein: MHFDDRLATVLRHRAAGERAAKTQFRQLLDLLGERPQGGDPALKAAAYLRLIALAEVIPTDERAGIVGENGWRFRNPELVRWFGEAHPAIAGAALYRAQLTDEEWAALIPRLPIRARGFLRHRRDLPAGAVRVLDRLGVSDRALPAPAPAPQRKPAAQDTRDPIDLEELEPLVLRPANENAVPTDEPDGIVEADPQPAPVPVAEDTAPASEAETPAKSDGIRALVERIETFRKARAPGAQGASAPTLPMAGLEETAQRKPLDGFSFGTGSEGRIDWAEPEIAPLVIGIDLSQRRAGSQVGEDFATAFVNRQPVRDVPISLRGAEAIEGNWIVDAAPRFTRGDGRFYGYVGRFRRALAPVDNRAQRSADRLRQLLHELRTPVNAMQGYAEVIQQQVFGPTPHEYRALAATIAGDSARILAGFDELDRLARLETGELDLEAGESDFAAIVRAQVGQLQTVLGPRVARFDAEIAEAPAPMALAQNEAEMLGWRILATLAGATGAGENVALALALDGEQVALRVQLPAKLAETEDVFVSDVRSGGSTLSSGIFGAGFSLRLARAEARAAGGELLREEGVLILALPLLTGVDALPSPADAPDRAAG; the protein is encoded by the coding sequence ATGCATTTCGACGATCGCCTTGCCACTGTGCTGCGCCACCGCGCTGCGGGCGAGCGCGCGGCGAAGACGCAGTTCCGGCAATTGCTCGATCTGCTTGGCGAGCGGCCGCAAGGCGGTGATCCTGCGCTCAAGGCGGCGGCGTATCTGCGGCTGATCGCGCTCGCCGAGGTGATCCCGACCGACGAACGCGCGGGCATCGTGGGCGAGAACGGCTGGCGCTTCCGCAACCCCGAACTCGTGCGCTGGTTCGGCGAAGCGCATCCCGCCATCGCCGGGGCCGCGCTGTATCGCGCGCAATTGACCGACGAGGAATGGGCTGCGCTGATTCCGCGCCTGCCGATCCGCGCGCGCGGCTTCCTACGCCATCGCCGCGATTTGCCCGCCGGTGCGGTGCGCGTGCTCGACCGGCTCGGCGTATCGGATCGCGCGCTGCCGGCGCCAGCACCTGCGCCCCAGCGCAAACCGGCCGCGCAGGACACACGCGACCCGATCGATCTCGAAGAGCTCGAACCGCTGGTACTGCGCCCCGCGAACGAGAATGCCGTGCCCACGGATGAGCCCGACGGCATCGTTGAAGCGGATCCGCAGCCCGCGCCGGTACCAGTCGCTGAAGACACCGCTCCAGCATCCGAGGCGGAAACGCCTGCCAAATCCGATGGCATCCGTGCGCTGGTCGAGCGGATCGAGACGTTCCGCAAGGCCCGTGCGCCCGGCGCACAGGGAGCCAGTGCGCCGACACTGCCGATGGCGGGGCTCGAAGAGACGGCGCAGCGCAAACCGCTTGACGGGTTCAGCTTTGGGACCGGGTCCGAAGGCCGGATCGACTGGGCCGAACCCGAAATCGCTCCATTGGTGATCGGGATCGACCTTTCGCAGCGGCGCGCAGGTAGCCAGGTGGGCGAGGATTTCGCCACCGCCTTCGTCAACCGCCAACCGGTCCGCGACGTGCCGATCAGCCTGCGCGGGGCCGAGGCGATCGAAGGTAACTGGATCGTCGATGCCGCCCCGCGTTTCACTCGCGGCGACGGGCGTTTCTATGGCTATGTCGGGCGCTTCCGCCGCGCGCTCGCACCGGTCGACAACCGCGCCCAGCGCAGCGCCGATCGCCTGCGCCAGTTGCTTCATGAGCTGCGCACGCCGGTTAATGCGATGCAGGGCTATGCCGAGGTGATCCAGCAGCAGGTCTTCGGGCCCACCCCGCATGAATACCGCGCATTGGCCGCGACGATCGCGGGCGATTCCGCGCGCATCCTTGCCGGGTTCGACGAGCTCGACCGGCTCGCGCGGCTCGAGACCGGCGAATTGGATCTGGAAGCGGGCGAGAGCGATTTTGCTGCCATCGTTCGCGCGCAGGTCGGTCAGTTGCAGACTGTGCTGGGCCCGCGGGTTGCGCGGTTCGATGCAGAGATCGCCGAAGCGCCTGCCCCAATGGCGCTGGCGCAGAACGAAGCCGAGATGCTTGGCTGGCGCATCCTGGCGACGCTTGCAGGAGCGACCGGAGCGGGCGAGAACGTCGCGCTGGCCCTCGCGCTGGATGGCGAACAGGTTGCGCTGCGTGTGCAGCTACCCGCCAAGCTGGCTGAAACCGAGGACGTCTTCGTCTCCGATGTCCGCTCGGGTGGCAGCACCTTGAGCTCGGGCATTTTCGGCGCCGGCTTCTCGCTCCGCCTCGCGCGCGCTGAAGCCCGCGCGGCTGGCGGCGAGCTCCTGCGCGAAGAGGGCGTCCTCATCCTCGCGCTCCCGCTCTTGACCGGCGTGGATGCGCTGCCTAGCCCTGCCGATGCACCTGATCGCGCCGCCGGCTAG
- a CDS encoding Lrp/AsnC family transcriptional regulator encodes MANLDDIDRRLLAELQSEGRITNVELAHRVGLTAPPCLRRVRALEEEGVIRGYHAELDPSKLGFSITVFAMVSLKSQAEDALREFEVAMRDLPEVREVHMLNGEIDFIIKIVSRDLQSFQEFLTSKLTPAPNVESVKTSLTIRTSKHEPGVPL; translated from the coding sequence ATGGCCAATCTTGATGATATCGACCGTCGTTTGCTGGCGGAACTCCAGTCCGAAGGACGAATCACCAATGTCGAACTGGCCCATCGGGTCGGGTTGACCGCACCGCCGTGCCTGCGGCGCGTGCGCGCGCTCGAGGAAGAGGGCGTTATCCGCGGCTATCATGCCGAGCTCGATCCGTCGAAGCTGGGCTTCTCGATCACCGTCTTCGCGATGGTCAGTCTGAAGAGCCAGGCGGAAGACGCCTTGCGCGAATTCGAAGTCGCGATGCGCGACCTGCCCGAGGTGCGCGAAGTGCACATGCTCAACGGCGAGATCGATTTCATCATCAAGATCGTCAGCAGGGATCTGCAAAGCTTCCAGGAATTCCTGACCAGCAAGCTCACGCCGGCGCCCAATGTGGAGAGCGTGAAAACCTCGCTCACCATCCGCACCAGCAAGCACGAACCCGGCGTCCCGCTATGA